Proteins co-encoded in one Polyodon spathula isolate WHYD16114869_AA unplaced genomic scaffold, ASM1765450v1 scaffolds_1814, whole genome shotgun sequence genomic window:
- the tmem205 gene encoding transmembrane protein 205, with the protein MATEGEPTDLVKIAHLLILSFSWGTQLWVTLVSGFVLAAGVSRHTFGLVQSKLFSFYFYGVLVSSFLNLAVYAVYHPRELLDTHEAVQMVLFFSCVLLAGFNAQWFGPAVTEAMFHMQEVEREHGLGGEVGVRTSKEAYSKLREQDPKYKRLRETFYRYHGLSSLCNLLCIICTGASLVYTALNLSTV; encoded by the exons ATGGCTACAGAGGGAGAGCCCACAGACCTGGTGAAAATCGCCCACCTGCTCATCCTGTCCTTCTCGTGGGGCACGCAGCTCTGGGTGACGCTTGTATCAG GTTTCGTGCTGGCCGCTGGGGTCTCTCGTCACACGTTCGGCTTGGTCCAGAGCAAGCTATTCTCCTTCTATTTCTACGGCGTCCTGGTGTCCTCCTTCCTGAACCTGGCGGTGTATGCAGTGTACCACCCCCGCGAGCTGCTTGACACCCACGAGGCTGTGCAG ATGGTTCTGTTTTTCTCCTGCGTGCTGCTAGCCGGCTTCAATGCCCAGTGGTTCGGCCCCGCGGTGACAGAGGCCATGTTCCACATGCAGGAGGTGGAGAGGGAGCACGGActggggggggaggtgggggtcCGCACCAGCAAGGAAGCCTACAGCAAGCTCCGAGAGCAGGACCCCAAATACAAGCGCCTGCGAGAGACCTTCTACAGATACCACGGGCTCTCCTCTCTGTGCAACCTGCTGTGCATCATCTGTACTGGAGCCAGCCTGGTCTACACTGCTCTCAACCTCAGCACTGTGTGA
- the LOC121310196 gene encoding coiled-coil domain-containing protein 159-like, whose product MNTESLRAQSQLSAEEKLSRSPAINESRLLEAQKMLKEEMDAVKRHLFAQAKSVDAFNRTVILLERERSQQFNKIRAFQEELRRLGQVIDRQNQDSQLEKRFQGLSQELSGKLLFLRGLIEQRTTHRLPLPPQHLQTPLPGCSPGLPLCESQTLEALGDLTQEIFESKKFLWEELESIRAEIDDIKQKLSKYSFISMATESINPLLTWMHQPGYRSA is encoded by the exons ATGAACACTGAGAGTCTGAGAGCCCAATCACAGCTGAGCGCAGAGGAGAAG CTTTCCCGGAGCCCTGCTATAAACG AATCTCGGCTGCTCGAAGCGCAGAAGATGTTGAAGGAGGAGATGGACGCTGTCAAGAGGCACTTGTTCGCCCAAGCGAAG TCTGTGGATGCCTTTAATCGAACCGTCATTCTGCTGGAAAGAGAGAGAAGCCAGCAGTTTAACAAGATCAGAGCATTTCAAG AGGAGCTCCGCAGGCTAGGCCAGGTTATAGACAGACAGAACCAAGACTCTCAGCTAGAGAAGCGCTTCCAGGGCCTGAGCCAGGAGCTGTCTGGGAAGCTGCTCTTCCTTCGAGGCCTCATTGAGCAGAGAACCACCCACCGGCTCCCCCTGCCTCCCCAGCACCTTCAAACTCCACTCCCAGGCTGCAGCCCAGGCCTCCCCCTGTGTGAAAGCCAGACACTGGAGGCCCTCGGTGACCTTACCCAGGAGATATTCGAGAG CAAGAAGTTCTTGTGGGAAGAGCTGGAGTCGATCAGGGCCGAAATTGATGACATCAAGCAGAAACTCAGCAAGTATTCCTTTATTTCCATGGCAACAGAATCGATTAACCCTTTACTGACCTGGATGCACCAGCCTGGTTACAGGAGTGCCTAG